A region of Pontiella agarivorans DNA encodes the following proteins:
- the recR gene encoding recombination mediator RecR: MQHLVPLDNLVAALSRLPGIGRRTAERMAMALVQDSKGLMRILANALLEADDEIASCERCGNVTLSAVNPCELCTRHRRDAHILCVVESPADIMKIEESGGFQGRYHALMGRLSPMHGTGAADLRVDQLLARIADEKITEVLIALGTDVESDATASYLKEILSTREVRVSRIAFGLPSGSAIEYSDAATLAKAISGRQKFD, encoded by the coding sequence ATGCAGCATTTAGTTCCACTTGATAATCTCGTGGCAGCGCTCAGTCGGCTTCCGGGCATTGGAAGGCGTACGGCTGAGCGTATGGCGATGGCGTTGGTGCAGGACAGCAAAGGGTTGATGCGCATTCTGGCCAATGCGCTGCTGGAGGCTGACGACGAAATCGCCAGTTGCGAACGGTGTGGAAATGTAACGCTCTCGGCTGTTAATCCCTGCGAGCTCTGCACGCGGCACCGCAGGGATGCCCATATTCTCTGTGTGGTTGAATCGCCCGCCGACATCATGAAAATTGAAGAGTCCGGCGGATTTCAGGGGCGTTACCATGCCCTCATGGGGCGGCTTTCGCCCATGCACGGCACCGGCGCAGCCGACCTGCGGGTTGATCAGCTGCTTGCCCGTATTGCCGATGAAAAAATCACCGAAGTGCTGATTGCGCTCGGTACCGATGTGGAGAGCGATGCCACGGCCAGTTATCTCAAAGAAATTCTTTCGACCCGGGAAGTCCGTGTTTCGCGTATTGCCTTCGGTCTTCCATCTGGAAGTGCGATTGAATATTCCGACGCTGCAACGCTGGCGAAAGCTATTTCAGGGCGTCAGAAATTCGATTAA
- the proS gene encoding proline--tRNA ligase produces MAKQKRTAITPTRGENYPEWYQQVVRSAELAENSDVRGCMVIRPWGYALWENIQRSLDKMFKDTGHVNAYFPIFIPKSYLEKEAEHVDGFAKECAVVTHHRLEEGPDGGLVPAGELEEPLVVRPTSETIIGSTFAKWVESYRDLPLLINQWANVVRWEMRTRLFLRTAEFLWQEGHTAHETEAEAWEETRKMLEVYKTFAEEYMAMPVLTGEKTAGERFPGAVSTLCIEAMMQDRKALQAGTSHFLGQNFAKASKIQYSSREGNLEYAWTTSWGVSTRLIGGMIMTHGDDDGMIMPPRLAPSHVVLLPIIRKEEDREAILAYCEEIASNLRKQRFHERDVEVVIDSRDINAGEKGWSWVKKGIPIKAEVGPRDMANNSVFMARRDTMQKQGVDKDEFVANIVETLDDIQNSLLQRALDHRAEHTREIDAYDEFKAFFTPENKNRPEAHGGFALSHWCESGECEDKINDELSVTIRCIPFDRAESGEGACICCGKPSPGRVVFAKSY; encoded by the coding sequence ATGGCTAAACAGAAGAGAACGGCGATTACCCCGACGCGGGGCGAGAATTATCCGGAGTGGTATCAGCAGGTGGTGCGTTCGGCGGAATTGGCGGAAAACAGCGACGTGCGCGGTTGTATGGTGATCCGTCCGTGGGGCTATGCGCTCTGGGAAAATATTCAGCGTTCGCTGGATAAAATGTTCAAGGATACGGGGCATGTGAATGCCTATTTCCCGATTTTTATTCCGAAGAGCTATCTGGAAAAAGAGGCTGAGCACGTTGACGGTTTTGCCAAGGAGTGCGCGGTGGTGACGCATCATCGTCTGGAAGAGGGCCCGGATGGCGGGCTGGTTCCGGCGGGCGAGCTGGAGGAGCCGCTGGTGGTGCGGCCGACGTCGGAGACGATTATCGGATCGACGTTTGCGAAATGGGTGGAGAGCTATCGCGATCTGCCGCTGCTGATTAATCAGTGGGCGAATGTGGTGCGCTGGGAAATGCGTACGCGCCTGTTTCTGCGTACGGCGGAATTTCTGTGGCAGGAAGGGCATACGGCCCATGAGACGGAAGCCGAAGCCTGGGAAGAAACCCGCAAAATGCTTGAGGTGTATAAAACCTTTGCCGAGGAGTATATGGCGATGCCGGTGCTGACGGGCGAAAAGACCGCCGGCGAGCGGTTCCCGGGGGCGGTGAGCACGTTGTGTATTGAGGCGATGATGCAGGACCGCAAGGCGCTGCAGGCGGGTACGAGCCATTTTCTGGGTCAGAATTTTGCGAAGGCGTCGAAGATTCAGTACAGCAGCCGCGAGGGCAATCTGGAATATGCGTGGACGACGTCGTGGGGCGTTTCGACGCGTTTGATCGGCGGCATGATTATGACGCATGGCGATGACGACGGCATGATTATGCCGCCGCGCCTGGCGCCGAGTCATGTGGTGCTGCTGCCGATTATCCGCAAAGAGGAGGACCGCGAAGCGATTCTGGCGTATTGCGAGGAGATTGCTTCCAACCTTCGGAAACAGCGTTTCCACGAACGCGATGTGGAGGTGGTGATTGATTCCCGCGATATCAATGCCGGCGAAAAGGGCTGGAGCTGGGTGAAGAAGGGGATTCCGATTAAAGCGGAGGTGGGCCCGCGCGATATGGCGAATAATTCGGTCTTCATGGCGCGCCGCGATACGATGCAGAAGCAGGGCGTTGATAAAGATGAATTTGTGGCGAACATTGTGGAAACGCTGGATGATATTCAGAACAGTCTGCTGCAGCGGGCGCTGGACCATCGGGCGGAACATACCCGGGAAATCGACGCTTATGATGAGTTTAAGGCGTTCTTTACGCCGGAGAATAAAAACCGCCCGGAAGCCCATGGCGGTTTTGCGTTGAGCCACTGGTGCGAAAGCGGTGAGTGCGAGGATAAAATCAACGATGAGCTGTCGGTGACGATTCGTTGTATTCCGTTCGATCGTGCTGAGAGCGGCGAAGGGGCCTGCATCTGCTGCGGCAAGCCGAGCCCCGGCCGCGTGGTTTTTGCAAAGAGTTATTAA
- a CDS encoding LPS-assembly protein LptD — MSRARPALLFCCFGIAAAAVAADLDLPKEIPDEPFDLTAASLEFTNDTLIASGGVTGRFENVVVRADRVEGNTANGDLKMEGGIFFKRGNIEWRGSELEYNYITQVGDFGPSTLNFDPVLMSVDQVERVSTNEFRLQGAEFTTCPKDHPHFHVTAKEAYLVDDEYLKAKGVTVYVGKVPVFYVPYWRQKLSKPIFSFQGGFGSEWGLFLLTKATIPLTEHVESETDLNLYTERGVGLGQGLNWNYPNAKGTFHGFYLKDQDKYARYDPADPAPDGAVGDEISNDRYRLKLEHHQYFDDTFYANTKWNYLSDPAVIEEFFKGEYRSYAQPENYFSLDYGNTYLGTEAFVNKRLNDFYNNTDRYEYSLDAYRTRIPGTPFYFQSENAVAQLDRVSGTLDPVAEYDATRLDSLNSVYLPQRWGVLSVVPRATYRGTYYSDSAAGGEEIRQIPGAGMQVSFEATKVLSERERWYGKGLRHKIQPYADYIYQDSDVDSSDLYQFDDVDMLQDENKVKVGLRNILQTKRDNRVSRFIDLDLYTYYLMEDHGSGNDFDSLFIDARMPLTKRAMVDVEGVVDWNSGEVPFFNTRYSYDYDDLILSIEHLYRAQRESLWTPRFELFPKSDLSFEGYARYNDKEDELEEIAGMVYANWCCMRYGLGYHFYDENEHQIMFTIGLSAFPQARIGSGL, encoded by the coding sequence ATGTCGAGGGCTAGACCGGCACTGCTTTTCTGTTGTTTCGGGATTGCCGCCGCTGCAGTGGCAGCCGATCTTGATCTGCCGAAAGAGATTCCGGATGAGCCGTTTGATTTGACGGCTGCCAGTCTTGAATTCACCAACGACACCCTCATTGCCAGCGGCGGAGTAACCGGTCGTTTTGAAAATGTGGTTGTTCGTGCGGACCGGGTTGAAGGCAATACCGCCAATGGCGATTTGAAAATGGAAGGCGGCATTTTTTTCAAACGCGGAAATATTGAATGGCGCGGTTCGGAGCTGGAATACAACTATATTACGCAAGTGGGGGATTTCGGTCCTTCGACTCTTAATTTTGATCCGGTGCTTATGAGTGTGGATCAGGTGGAGCGGGTTTCCACCAATGAATTCCGCCTGCAGGGAGCGGAGTTCACTACATGCCCCAAGGATCATCCTCACTTTCATGTGACGGCGAAAGAGGCTTACCTTGTTGATGATGAGTATCTGAAAGCAAAAGGGGTTACGGTGTATGTCGGAAAGGTGCCGGTATTTTATGTGCCGTACTGGCGGCAGAAGCTGAGCAAACCGATTTTTTCATTTCAGGGCGGGTTCGGTTCTGAATGGGGGCTGTTTCTGCTGACCAAAGCGACGATTCCTCTGACGGAGCATGTTGAATCGGAGACGGATCTGAATCTTTACACGGAACGCGGCGTCGGTCTGGGGCAGGGATTAAACTGGAATTATCCCAACGCCAAAGGCACCTTCCATGGGTTCTATCTGAAGGATCAGGATAAATATGCGCGGTATGATCCGGCCGACCCTGCACCGGACGGAGCCGTCGGCGATGAAATCAGCAATGACCGATACCGGCTGAAGCTGGAGCATCATCAGTATTTTGACGACACGTTTTATGCGAATACCAAGTGGAACTATCTCAGTGATCCGGCGGTGATCGAGGAGTTTTTTAAAGGGGAATACCGCTCGTATGCCCAGCCGGAAAACTATTTTTCGCTCGATTACGGCAATACTTATCTGGGCACCGAGGCCTTTGTGAATAAACGGCTGAACGATTTTTATAACAACACCGACCGGTATGAATATTCGCTGGATGCCTACCGCACCCGGATCCCGGGTACGCCGTTTTATTTTCAGAGTGAAAATGCGGTGGCTCAGCTCGACCGGGTTTCGGGGACGCTCGACCCGGTGGCGGAATATGATGCAACCCGGCTGGATTCGCTGAACTCGGTTTATCTGCCGCAGCGCTGGGGCGTGCTGAGCGTGGTTCCGCGCGCGACGTATCGGGGAACCTATTACAGCGATTCTGCGGCCGGCGGTGAAGAGATACGGCAGATTCCGGGAGCCGGAATGCAGGTTTCGTTCGAGGCGACGAAGGTGCTGTCGGAGCGCGAGCGCTGGTACGGCAAAGGGCTGCGCCATAAAATCCAGCCGTATGCGGATTATATTTATCAGGACAGCGACGTCGACAGCTCAGATCTTTATCAGTTCGATGATGTGGATATGCTGCAGGATGAAAATAAAGTGAAGGTCGGCCTTCGGAATATTCTGCAGACGAAGCGGGATAACCGGGTTTCGCGGTTTATTGATCTCGACCTGTATACGTACTACCTGATGGAGGATCATGGAAGCGGCAACGATTTTGATTCGCTCTTTATTGATGCACGGATGCCGCTGACAAAGCGTGCAATGGTGGATGTTGAAGGAGTGGTGGATTGGAATTCAGGAGAGGTTCCCTTTTTCAATACGCGCTATTCCTATGATTATGACGATCTGATTCTGAGTATTGAGCATCTCTACCGTGCGCAGCGTGAATCACTCTGGACGCCGCGGTTTGAACTGTTTCCAAAATCTGATCTTAGCTTCGAAGGTTATGCCCGCTACAACGATAAAGAGGACGAGTTGGAAGAGATTGCCGGCATGGTTTATGCCAACTGGTGCTGCATGCGTTACGGACTGGGCTATCATTTCTACGATGAGAATGAACACCAGATTATGTTCACCATCGGCCTTTCCGCTTTTCCGCAGGCGAGAATCGGAAGCGGCCTTTAA
- the bamD gene encoding outer membrane protein assembly factor BamD, protein MQFSRTTLLASLLFLMTGPPALHAQSEAKKIEASEVGADTKVSVADMTEQSKDETVYWVEDKGQFTWRSAFDKKMDNPTAQWQLAQETREKGRLKAAERRMMYLYRRWPNSKEAPWAARARADMLFERKEWKAAFTAYQYLIDNYSGQMEHYDSALEAQYEIAVKIMNHRRLRWVFGGYRAPEYAVEYFEKVVRNGPQWSRAPEAQFMVGQCNQGASEYELAISAYEVLGYRYPDSAFAEEAAWQQIECYRKLRKEYPAAPEILDRMLTASTVFLSTYPKSEYRTEIIRLRNSLYEVKAKQVFDEGAFYAKVPKEPEAAIIYYEKMIEEYPKSKLVPKAYERIEELKKILAMPTQARTPDAPRSRPIPFTKGGQDVEG, encoded by the coding sequence ATGCAATTTTCACGTACAACTCTACTGGCTTCGCTTTTGTTTCTGATGACCGGCCCGCCGGCGCTTCATGCGCAGTCGGAGGCCAAAAAAATCGAGGCGTCGGAGGTCGGCGCCGACACGAAGGTGTCGGTGGCGGACATGACGGAGCAGTCGAAAGACGAAACGGTTTACTGGGTTGAGGATAAGGGCCAGTTTACGTGGCGTTCGGCGTTCGATAAAAAAATGGACAATCCGACTGCTCAGTGGCAGCTGGCGCAGGAAACCCGTGAAAAGGGCCGGCTGAAAGCGGCTGAGCGCCGGATGATGTATTTGTACCGCCGGTGGCCAAACAGCAAAGAAGCGCCCTGGGCTGCACGGGCGCGGGCGGATATGCTTTTTGAGCGCAAGGAGTGGAAGGCTGCATTTACGGCGTATCAGTATCTGATCGATAATTATTCGGGGCAGATGGAGCATTATGACTCGGCGCTGGAGGCGCAGTATGAGATTGCGGTGAAAATTATGAACCACCGTCGTCTGCGCTGGGTTTTCGGAGGATATCGGGCTCCGGAATATGCAGTGGAGTATTTTGAAAAAGTGGTGCGTAACGGTCCGCAATGGAGCCGTGCGCCGGAAGCTCAGTTTATGGTGGGCCAATGCAATCAGGGCGCGAGTGAGTATGAATTGGCGATCAGTGCCTACGAAGTGCTGGGCTATCGCTATCCTGACAGTGCGTTTGCGGAGGAGGCGGCGTGGCAGCAGATTGAGTGCTATCGGAAGCTGCGCAAGGAATATCCCGCGGCTCCGGAGATTCTGGACCGTATGCTGACGGCATCCACCGTTTTTCTTTCAACGTATCCGAAATCGGAATACCGGACGGAAATCATCAGGCTGCGGAATTCGCTTTATGAAGTGAAGGCAAAGCAGGTTTTTGATGAGGGGGCGTTTTATGCCAAGGTGCCGAAAGAGCCGGAAGCCGCGATTATCTATTATGAAAAGATGATCGAGGAATATCCGAAGAGTAAGCTGGTGCCGAAAGCGTATGAGCGCATTGAAGAACTGAAAAAAATTCTGGCGATGCCGACCCAGGCTCGCACCCCCGATGCCCCGCGGTCGCGTCCGATTCCCTTTACGAAAGGCGGACAGGATGTCGAGGGCTAG
- a CDS encoding YbaB/EbfC family nucleoid-associated protein produces the protein MNMMKMMKQAQDLQKNMKKKQDELAKTEVQFTSGGGMVTVTATCDMKVRSVKINPDAVDPDDVEMLEDLVMAAVDGCMSAAQETMSKEMSKLTGGMNIPGMGF, from the coding sequence ATGAACATGATGAAAATGATGAAGCAGGCGCAGGATCTGCAGAAAAATATGAAGAAAAAGCAGGATGAACTGGCTAAAACCGAAGTCCAGTTTACCTCCGGCGGCGGCATGGTTACCGTCACGGCAACCTGCGATATGAAAGTCCGCTCCGTCAAAATCAATCCCGATGCTGTTGATCCGGACGATGTTGAAATGCTGGAGGATCTTGTGATGGCCGCTGTTGATGGATGCATGAGTGCTGCACAGGAAACCATGTCCAAAGAAATGAGCAAGCTCACCGGCGGTATGAACATTCCAGGCATGGGATTTTAA